Proteins from a single region of Ziziphus jujuba cultivar Dongzao chromosome 1, ASM3175591v1:
- the LOC107434567 gene encoding uncharacterized protein LOC107434567 yields MASLTPGVLLKLLQSINSNVKVRGEYRSVLLQVISIVPALTGSELWPNQGFFIKVSDSSHSTYVSLSKQDNELILNNQLQLGQFFYVDRVEGGTPVPTLVGVRPIPGRHPFVGNPKDLMQMLEPSEGPVQADNEGTNSSKSKELMEVMREEKTRQKIVIKEEKAVVASRYMQGVVTSNSKASGLDSSGGGKNIESENGGIGKKIGLIKGKQQELNGQARSVTPSCNRPEALSSKPEVTVSNIKETFVPSKSISAKRSSSKQENANLNLLLNNKEKNHSPESLLWSSSLPANLLRQGKGMLRRRNLASLVAAEAQKEASRAASLVKCLSGFSDLCSTASPENPLLSFEKFFTLHKLIDQSNITSPLKDKSLHLITANSLPSDMEKSTKKAGTAHRKSILKSSKPSIELSGKEKLEWANEDSGKDIIELRELLLNETTSWFLKFLEAALDVGFHLNTQEKKGKDIAGRRNEPDNHIAVTLSQLKKANEWLDKLKSNSSSEDNGLVETVNRLKHKVYSCLLVHVESAATALENRSDRG; encoded by the exons atggcgTCTCTTACACCAGGAGTACTACTAAAGCTCCTTCAGAGTATCAACTCCAACGTAAAGGTTCGTGGAGAGTACCGTTCGGTCCTTCTACAGGTGATCAGCATTGTGCCTGCCTTGACTGGTTCAGAACTATGGCCTAACCAAGGCTTCTTTATTAAAGTCTCCGACTCTTCTCATTCGACATACGTTTCACTCTCAAAGCAAGATAATGAGCTTATCTTGAACAATCAGTTACAGCTCGGCCAATTCTTTTATGTTGATAGAGTTGAGGGAGGAACACCAGTTCCTACTCTTGTTGGTGTCAGGCCAATTCCTGGACGACATCCTTTTGTCGGGAACCCCAAGGATTTGATGCAAATGTTAGAGCCATCTGAGGGTCCTGTCCAGGCTGATAATGAAGGAACTAATTCATCAAAATCAAAGGAGTTGATGGAAGTCATGAGAGAGGAAAAAACAAGGCAAAAGATTGTCATCAAAGAGGAAAAGGCGGTTGTTGCATCTAGGTATATGCAAGGTGTTGTAACATCTAATTCAAAAGCAAGTGGGTTGGACTCCAGTGGAGGTGGGAAGAACATTGAAAGTGAGAATGGTGGTATAGGTAAGAAAATCGGTTTGATCAAAGGGAAACAGCAAGAGCTTAATGGTCAG GCACGTTCAGTGACTCCTTCCTGCAATAGACCTGAGGCACTCTCATCAAAGCCAGAGGTTACGGTATCTAATATCAAGGAGACTTTTGTGCCTTCTAAGAGTATTTCTGCAAAACGCTCATCAAGTAAACAGGAAAATGCAAACTTGAATCTCTTgttaaacaacaaagaaaagaatCATTCGCCAGAGTCACTTTTGTGGTCTTCTTCTCTGCCTGCTAACCTTTTAAGGCAAGGAAAG GGCATGCTTAGGAGGAGGAATCTAGCTTCTTTGGTTGCAGCAGAAGCTCAAAAAGAGGCATCCAGAGCTGCATCTCTTGTCAAGTGCCTCAG TGGGTTTTCCGACCTTTGCTCAACTGCCTCACCAGAGAATCCGCTTctctcttttgaaaagttcttCACACTTCACAAACTTATCGACCAATCAAATATTACCAGTCCATTGAAGGATAAATCTCTTCATCTTATAACTGCAAACTCATTGCCTTCAGACATGGAAAAATCTACTAAAAAGGCAGGCACAGCTCATCGAAAAAGTATATTAAAGTCTTCGAAGCCCTCTATAGAGTTAAGTGGGAAAGAGAAACTCGAATGGGCTAACGAAGATAGTGGAAAAGATATCATAGAACTGAGAGAACTTCTCTTAAACGAAACAACATCTTGGTTTCTAAAATTCCTGGAGGCAGCATTAGATGTTGGCTTTCATCTCAACACGCAggagaagaaaggaaaggataTTGCAGGGCGACGAAATGAGCCAGACAACCACATTGCTGTCACGTTATCACAGCTTAAAAAGGCAAATGAATGGTTGGATAAACTGAAGAGCAATTCAAGCTCAGAGGACAACGGATTGGTTGAGACAGTTAATCGGTTGAAGCATAAAGTGTATTCTTGTTTGCTTGTTCATGTGGAATCTGCAGCAACTGCCCTTGAAAACCGATCTGATCGTGGCTGA
- the LOC107434680 gene encoding uncharacterized protein LOC107434680, with protein MNRGGRSRGNQRGGNFSRGGGGRSRRHYRNQPPPNGPSRLWVIKNGSKDVKPPSNPADHRDGYSDKISSSSLQSETNMDAERTKVVQSPCLVASDRVPLNDGFSDKISSFSQQSETHLPSKFGDKNGPSPSKGPQTTGGSNLLENDNHSVEPFDICPPKTTIPFVLKPPLLVQNRERRNQTKSPMEGKNAIILRSGMVLLKSCITLNDQVEIVKKCRALGLDLGGFYQPGYREGAKLHLKMMCLGKNWDPETGKYGDRRPIDDAKPPDLPVEFNRLVEKAIKDSHSLIEKEDKAGNAEKILPWMSPNICIVNFYSENGRLGLHQDRDESRESLELGLPVVSFSIGDAGEFLYGDQRDIDEAQKVVLESGDVLIFGGKSRHVFHGVTAIHKNTAPKALLEATNLRPGRLNLTFRQY; from the exons ATGAATCGCGGCGGTCGATCTCGAGGAAATCAACGAGGAGGCAATTTCAGCCGCGGAGGTGGAGGACGATCTCGGCGCCACTACCGCAATCAACCTCCTCCTAATGGTCCCTCCCGT TTATGGGTTATTAAAAATGGTTCAAAAGATGTTAAACCCCCTTCAAATCCAGCTGACCATAGGGATGGTTATTCAGACAAGATAAGTAGCTCCTCTCTGCAAAGTGAGACTAATATGGATGCAGAAAGAACAAAAGTTGTGCAATCCCCATGCTTGGTCGCAAGCGACAGAGTGCCATTGAATGATGGTTTTTCAGACAAGATAAGTAGCTTCTCTCAGCAAAGTGAGACTCACTTGCCCTCCAAATTTGGTGACAAGAATGGTCCTTCCCCAAGCAAGGGTCCCCAAACCACAGGCGGTAGTAACTTGTTAGAGAATGATAATCACTCTGTAGAGCCTTTTGATATATGCCCTCCCAAAACAACAATTCCCTTTGTTTTGAAGCCTCCTCTACTTGTTCAGAACAGAGAAAGACGGAATCAAACCAAAAGCCCCATGGAAGGGAAAAATGCAATCATATTAAGGTCTGGAATGGTCCTTCTCAAAAGTTGCATCACTCTTAATGATCAG GTTGAAATAGTGAAGAAGTGCCGTGCCTTGGGTTTAGACCTTGGAGGATTCTACCAACCTGGTTACCGTGAAGGAGCAAAGCTGCATTTAAAGATGATGTGCCTCGGTAAAAATTGGGACCCTGAGACAGGTAAATATGGAGATCGCAGGCCAATTGATGATGCTAAACCACCCGATCTCCCTGTTGAATTTAATCGGTTGGTTGAAAAAGCTATCAAGGATTCACATTCTCtaatagaaaaagaagataaagcTGGAAATGCTGAAAAAATACTCCCCTGGATGTCACCAAATATTTGTATAGTTAACTTCTATTCAGAAAATGGCCGACTTGGTCTTCATCAG GATCGTGATGAAAGTCGCGAAAGCCTTGAGCTAGGATTACCTGTTGTCTCCTTTTCCATTGGAGATGCTGGAGAATTTTTATATGGTGATCAAAGAGATATTGATGAGGCACAGAAAGTTGTGCTTGAATCAGGAGATGTTTTGATATTTGGTGGGAAATCTAGACATGTTTTTCATGGTGTAACAGCTATACACAAAAACACTGCTCCTAAGGCCCTACTTGAAGCAACAAATCTACGACCTGGTCGACTGAATCTTACTTTTCGACAGTATTGA
- the LOC107434724 gene encoding 25.3 kDa vesicle transport protein SEC22-1, whose translation MVKLTMIARVTDGLPLAEGLDDGRDMQDAEFYKQQVKALFKNLSRGHNEASRMSIETGPYIFHYIIEGRVCYLTMCDRAYPKKLAFQYLEDLKNEFERVNGAQIETAARPYAFIKFDTFIQKTKKLYQDTRTQRNIAKLNDELYEVHQIMTRNVQEVLGVGEKLDQVSQMSSRLTSESRIYADKARDLNRQALIRKWAPVAIVLGVVFLLFWVKTKIW comes from the exons ATGGTGAAGCTGACGATGATTGCTCGTGTTACTGATGGTCTTCCACTAGCTGAGGGACTGGATGATGGCCGCGATATGCAAGATGCAGAATTCTATAAACAGCAAGTGAAGGCTTTGTTTAAGAACCTTTCTAGAGGCCATAATGAAGCTTCAAGAATGTCGATTGAAACTGGTCCTTACATTTTCCA TTACATCATCGAAGGGCGTGTGTGTTACTTGACAATGTGTGACCGTGCCTATCCAAAGAAACTTGCCTTTCAATACCTTGAAGACCTTAAGAATGAATTTGAACGTGTTAATGGTGCTCAAATTGAAACTGCTGCCAGACCCTATGCCTTCATTAAATTTG ATACATTCATACAGAAAACAAAGAAGTTGTACCAGGACACTCGCACTCAGCGAAATATTGCAAAGCTGAATGATGAACTCTATGAAGTCCACCAAATAATGACCCGTAATGTTCAGGAAGTGTTGGGTGTTGGTGAAAAATTGGACC AGGTCAGTCAAATGTCCAGTCGTTTAACATCAGAATCACGCATATACGCTGATAAGGCAAGAGATCTAAATCGACAG GCTTTAATTCGGAAGTGGGCCCCTGTTGCCATTGTGCTTGGAGTTGTCTTCCTCCTCTTCTGGGTCAAAACAAAGATCTGGTGA
- the LOC107434672 gene encoding 3-oxoacyl-[acyl-carrier-protein] synthase II, chloroplastic isoform X4, which produces MVVSSMASPLCTCMFQTPRRKMMPNSSKCKNRGGFKSTMNHFESFEEFFGTDNRRFCIFGSLRTRRLISRASSSGICFFHIPEEVMAKKKPLTEQRRVVVTGLGVVTPLGHDPDILYNNLLEGVSGISEIEGFDCSQFPTRIAGEVKSFSADEWVSPKISKRADKSMIYTLTAGKKAFADGGITEEVNRGLDRSKCGIIIGSALGGLKICTESVAALNVSYKKITPFCIPYVTTNIGSAILAMDLGWMGPNYSSSAACATSNFCILNSAYHIRKGEAHMMLCGGSDAAVIPLGLGGFSACRTLSKRNYEPTKASSPWDANRDGFVIGEGAGVLLLEELEHAKRRGATIYAEFLGGSFTCDAYHVTKPHPDGAGVALCIEKALEQSGVAREDVNYINAHAASTPTGDLKEYQALIRCFGMNPELKVNSTKSMIGHLLGAAGAVEAVATIKAIQTGLVHPNINLENPDEGVDTEVLVGSKKECLDIKVALSNSFGFGGQNSCILFAPYK; this is translated from the exons ATGGTGGTTTCTTCTATGGCCTCCCCTCTCTGCACCTGCATGTTTCAGACTCCCAGGAGAAAGATGATGCCGAACTCATCAAAATGCAAAAACAGGGGTGGATTCAAAAGCACGATGAATCACTTCGAGTCCTTTGAGGAATTCTTTGGTACTGACAACAGAAGATTCTGTATCTTTGGCTCCTTGAGAACAAGGAGGCTCATAAGTCGAGCTTCAAGCTCTG GGATTTGTTTCTTTCACATTCCAGAGGAAGTCATGGCGAAGAAGAAGCCTCTAACAGAGCAAAGGCGGGTTGTCGTAACCGGTTTGGGAGTGGTAACCCCACTTGGTCATGATCCAGATATCTTGTACAATAATCTTCTAGAAGGTGTTAGTGGGATAAGTGAGATTGAAGGTTTTGATTGTTCTCAATTTCCCACG AGAATTGCTGGAGAAGTCAAGTCTTTCTCTGCTGATGAATGGGTCTCACCGAAGATTTCAAAGAGGGCAGACAAATCCATGATTTACACACTCACTGCTGGTAAAAAAGCATTTGCAGACGGAGGAATTACAGAAGAAGTAAATAGAGGATTGGACAGAAGTAAATGTGGAATCATAATTGGATCTGCCCTAGGAGGGCTGAAG ataTGTACTGAATCAGTTGCAGCATTGAATGTTTCTTACAAGAAGATAACTCCATTCTGTATACCTTATGTAACAACAAATATCGGTTCTGCCATACTAGCAATGGATCTG GGATGGATGGGTCCAAACTATTCATCATCTGCAGCTTGTGCCACGAGTAACTTCTGTATACTAAATTCAGCGTACCACATTAGAAAGGGTGAAGCA CACATGATGCTATGTGGAGGATCTGATGCAGCAGTTATTCCCTTAG GATTGGGAGGCTTTTCAGCATGCAGAACACTATCAAAAAGGAATTATGAGCCAACTAAAGCTTCAAGCCCCTGGGATGCT AATCGAGATGGATTTGTTATCGGAGAAGGAGCTGGGGTGTTACTCTTAGAAGAGCTAGAACATGCCAAG AGGAGAGGTGCAACTATCTATGCAGAGTTTCTTGGTGGAAGCTTCACTTGTGATGCATATCATGTAACTAAGCCTCATCCTGATG GGGCAGGGGTTGCTCTTTGTATAGAGAAGGCATTAGAGCAATCTGGTGTAGCCAGAGAAGATGTAAATTACATAAATGCACATGCTGCATCAACACCAACAGGTGATCTGAAAGAATATCAAGCTCTAATCCGCTGTTTTGGAATGAATCCTGAG CTAAAGGTGAACTCTACCAAATCCATGATTGGTCACCTTCTAGGAGCTGCCGGTGCTGTGGAGGCAGTTGCAACCATTAAG GCAATACAAACAGGATTGGTACATCCAAACATCAATCTTGAGAATCCAGATGAAGGCGTG GACACGGAAGTGCTCGTGGGCTCTAAGAAGGAATGTCTGGATATAAAGGTTGCATTGTCGAACTCATTTGGCTTCGGTGGACAGAATTCATGCATCCTATTTGCTCCCTACAAATGA
- the LOC107434672 gene encoding 3-oxoacyl-[acyl-carrier-protein] synthase II, chloroplastic isoform X1: MVVSSMASPLCTCMFQTPRRKMMPNSSKCKNRGGFKSTMNHFESFEEFFGTDNRRFCIFGSLRTRRLISRASSSGICFFHIPEEVMAKKKPLTEQRRVVVTGLGVVTPLGHDPDILYNNLLEGVSGISEIEGFDCSQFPTRIAGEVKSFSADEWVSPKISKRADKSMIYTLTAGKKAFADGGITEEVNRGLDRSKCGIIIGSALGGLKICTESVAALNVSYKKITPFCIPYVTTNIGSAILAMDLGWMGPNYSSSAACATSNFCILNSAYHIRKGEAHMMLCGGSDAAVIPLGISNIGYTSGLGGFSACRTLSKRNYEPTKASSPWDANRDGFVIGEGAGVLLLEELEHAKRRGATIYAEFLGGSFTCDAYHVTKPHPDGAGVALCIEKALEQSGVAREDVNYINAHAASTPTGDLKEYQALIRCFGMNPELKVNSTKSMIGHLLGAAGAVEAVATIKAIQTGLVHPNINLENPDEGVDTEVLVGSKKECLDIKVALSNSFGFGGQNSCILFAPYK, from the exons ATGGTGGTTTCTTCTATGGCCTCCCCTCTCTGCACCTGCATGTTTCAGACTCCCAGGAGAAAGATGATGCCGAACTCATCAAAATGCAAAAACAGGGGTGGATTCAAAAGCACGATGAATCACTTCGAGTCCTTTGAGGAATTCTTTGGTACTGACAACAGAAGATTCTGTATCTTTGGCTCCTTGAGAACAAGGAGGCTCATAAGTCGAGCTTCAAGCTCTG GGATTTGTTTCTTTCACATTCCAGAGGAAGTCATGGCGAAGAAGAAGCCTCTAACAGAGCAAAGGCGGGTTGTCGTAACCGGTTTGGGAGTGGTAACCCCACTTGGTCATGATCCAGATATCTTGTACAATAATCTTCTAGAAGGTGTTAGTGGGATAAGTGAGATTGAAGGTTTTGATTGTTCTCAATTTCCCACG AGAATTGCTGGAGAAGTCAAGTCTTTCTCTGCTGATGAATGGGTCTCACCGAAGATTTCAAAGAGGGCAGACAAATCCATGATTTACACACTCACTGCTGGTAAAAAAGCATTTGCAGACGGAGGAATTACAGAAGAAGTAAATAGAGGATTGGACAGAAGTAAATGTGGAATCATAATTGGATCTGCCCTAGGAGGGCTGAAG ataTGTACTGAATCAGTTGCAGCATTGAATGTTTCTTACAAGAAGATAACTCCATTCTGTATACCTTATGTAACAACAAATATCGGTTCTGCCATACTAGCAATGGATCTG GGATGGATGGGTCCAAACTATTCATCATCTGCAGCTTGTGCCACGAGTAACTTCTGTATACTAAATTCAGCGTACCACATTAGAAAGGGTGAAGCA CACATGATGCTATGTGGAGGATCTGATGCAGCAGTTATTCCCTTAGGTA TTTCAAACATTGGTTATACTTCAGGATTGGGAGGCTTTTCAGCATGCAGAACACTATCAAAAAGGAATTATGAGCCAACTAAAGCTTCAAGCCCCTGGGATGCT AATCGAGATGGATTTGTTATCGGAGAAGGAGCTGGGGTGTTACTCTTAGAAGAGCTAGAACATGCCAAG AGGAGAGGTGCAACTATCTATGCAGAGTTTCTTGGTGGAAGCTTCACTTGTGATGCATATCATGTAACTAAGCCTCATCCTGATG GGGCAGGGGTTGCTCTTTGTATAGAGAAGGCATTAGAGCAATCTGGTGTAGCCAGAGAAGATGTAAATTACATAAATGCACATGCTGCATCAACACCAACAGGTGATCTGAAAGAATATCAAGCTCTAATCCGCTGTTTTGGAATGAATCCTGAG CTAAAGGTGAACTCTACCAAATCCATGATTGGTCACCTTCTAGGAGCTGCCGGTGCTGTGGAGGCAGTTGCAACCATTAAG GCAATACAAACAGGATTGGTACATCCAAACATCAATCTTGAGAATCCAGATGAAGGCGTG GACACGGAAGTGCTCGTGGGCTCTAAGAAGGAATGTCTGGATATAAAGGTTGCATTGTCGAACTCATTTGGCTTCGGTGGACAGAATTCATGCATCCTATTTGCTCCCTACAAATGA
- the LOC107434672 gene encoding 3-oxoacyl-[acyl-carrier-protein] synthase II, chloroplastic isoform X3, with translation MVVSSMASPLCTCMFQTPRRKMMPNSSKCKNRGGFKSTMNHFESFEEFFGTDNRRFCIFGSLRTRRLISRASSSGICFFHIPEEVMAKKKPLTEQRRVVVTGLGVVTPLGHDPDILYNNLLEGVSGISEIEGFDCSQFPTRIAGEVKSFSADEWVSPKISKRADKSMIYTLTAGKKAFADGGITEEVNRGLDRSKCGIIIGSALGGLKICTESVAALNVSYKKITPFCIPYVTTNIGSAILAMDLGWMGPNYSSSAACATSNFCILNSAYHIRKGEAHMMLCGGSDAAVIPLGRLGGFSACRTLSKRNYEPTKASSPWDANRDGFVIGEGAGVLLLEELEHAKRRGATIYAEFLGGSFTCDAYHVTKPHPDGAGVALCIEKALEQSGVAREDVNYINAHAASTPTGDLKEYQALIRCFGMNPELKVNSTKSMIGHLLGAAGAVEAVATIKAIQTGLVHPNINLENPDEGVDTEVLVGSKKECLDIKVALSNSFGFGGQNSCILFAPYK, from the exons ATGGTGGTTTCTTCTATGGCCTCCCCTCTCTGCACCTGCATGTTTCAGACTCCCAGGAGAAAGATGATGCCGAACTCATCAAAATGCAAAAACAGGGGTGGATTCAAAAGCACGATGAATCACTTCGAGTCCTTTGAGGAATTCTTTGGTACTGACAACAGAAGATTCTGTATCTTTGGCTCCTTGAGAACAAGGAGGCTCATAAGTCGAGCTTCAAGCTCTG GGATTTGTTTCTTTCACATTCCAGAGGAAGTCATGGCGAAGAAGAAGCCTCTAACAGAGCAAAGGCGGGTTGTCGTAACCGGTTTGGGAGTGGTAACCCCACTTGGTCATGATCCAGATATCTTGTACAATAATCTTCTAGAAGGTGTTAGTGGGATAAGTGAGATTGAAGGTTTTGATTGTTCTCAATTTCCCACG AGAATTGCTGGAGAAGTCAAGTCTTTCTCTGCTGATGAATGGGTCTCACCGAAGATTTCAAAGAGGGCAGACAAATCCATGATTTACACACTCACTGCTGGTAAAAAAGCATTTGCAGACGGAGGAATTACAGAAGAAGTAAATAGAGGATTGGACAGAAGTAAATGTGGAATCATAATTGGATCTGCCCTAGGAGGGCTGAAG ataTGTACTGAATCAGTTGCAGCATTGAATGTTTCTTACAAGAAGATAACTCCATTCTGTATACCTTATGTAACAACAAATATCGGTTCTGCCATACTAGCAATGGATCTG GGATGGATGGGTCCAAACTATTCATCATCTGCAGCTTGTGCCACGAGTAACTTCTGTATACTAAATTCAGCGTACCACATTAGAAAGGGTGAAGCA CACATGATGCTATGTGGAGGATCTGATGCAGCAGTTATTCCCTTAGGTA GATTGGGAGGCTTTTCAGCATGCAGAACACTATCAAAAAGGAATTATGAGCCAACTAAAGCTTCAAGCCCCTGGGATGCT AATCGAGATGGATTTGTTATCGGAGAAGGAGCTGGGGTGTTACTCTTAGAAGAGCTAGAACATGCCAAG AGGAGAGGTGCAACTATCTATGCAGAGTTTCTTGGTGGAAGCTTCACTTGTGATGCATATCATGTAACTAAGCCTCATCCTGATG GGGCAGGGGTTGCTCTTTGTATAGAGAAGGCATTAGAGCAATCTGGTGTAGCCAGAGAAGATGTAAATTACATAAATGCACATGCTGCATCAACACCAACAGGTGATCTGAAAGAATATCAAGCTCTAATCCGCTGTTTTGGAATGAATCCTGAG CTAAAGGTGAACTCTACCAAATCCATGATTGGTCACCTTCTAGGAGCTGCCGGTGCTGTGGAGGCAGTTGCAACCATTAAG GCAATACAAACAGGATTGGTACATCCAAACATCAATCTTGAGAATCCAGATGAAGGCGTG GACACGGAAGTGCTCGTGGGCTCTAAGAAGGAATGTCTGGATATAAAGGTTGCATTGTCGAACTCATTTGGCTTCGGTGGACAGAATTCATGCATCCTATTTGCTCCCTACAAATGA
- the LOC107434672 gene encoding 3-oxoacyl-[acyl-carrier-protein] synthase II, chloroplastic isoform X2, whose translation MVVSSMASPLCTCMFQTPRRKMMPNSSKCKNRGGFKSTMNHFESFEEFFGTDNRRFCIFGSLRTRRLISRASSSEEVMAKKKPLTEQRRVVVTGLGVVTPLGHDPDILYNNLLEGVSGISEIEGFDCSQFPTRIAGEVKSFSADEWVSPKISKRADKSMIYTLTAGKKAFADGGITEEVNRGLDRSKCGIIIGSALGGLKICTESVAALNVSYKKITPFCIPYVTTNIGSAILAMDLGWMGPNYSSSAACATSNFCILNSAYHIRKGEAHMMLCGGSDAAVIPLGISNIGYTSGLGGFSACRTLSKRNYEPTKASSPWDANRDGFVIGEGAGVLLLEELEHAKRRGATIYAEFLGGSFTCDAYHVTKPHPDGAGVALCIEKALEQSGVAREDVNYINAHAASTPTGDLKEYQALIRCFGMNPELKVNSTKSMIGHLLGAAGAVEAVATIKAIQTGLVHPNINLENPDEGVDTEVLVGSKKECLDIKVALSNSFGFGGQNSCILFAPYK comes from the exons ATGGTGGTTTCTTCTATGGCCTCCCCTCTCTGCACCTGCATGTTTCAGACTCCCAGGAGAAAGATGATGCCGAACTCATCAAAATGCAAAAACAGGGGTGGATTCAAAAGCACGATGAATCACTTCGAGTCCTTTGAGGAATTCTTTGGTACTGACAACAGAAGATTCTGTATCTTTGGCTCCTTGAGAACAAGGAGGCTCATAAGTCGAGCTTCAAGCTCTG AGGAAGTCATGGCGAAGAAGAAGCCTCTAACAGAGCAAAGGCGGGTTGTCGTAACCGGTTTGGGAGTGGTAACCCCACTTGGTCATGATCCAGATATCTTGTACAATAATCTTCTAGAAGGTGTTAGTGGGATAAGTGAGATTGAAGGTTTTGATTGTTCTCAATTTCCCACG AGAATTGCTGGAGAAGTCAAGTCTTTCTCTGCTGATGAATGGGTCTCACCGAAGATTTCAAAGAGGGCAGACAAATCCATGATTTACACACTCACTGCTGGTAAAAAAGCATTTGCAGACGGAGGAATTACAGAAGAAGTAAATAGAGGATTGGACAGAAGTAAATGTGGAATCATAATTGGATCTGCCCTAGGAGGGCTGAAG ataTGTACTGAATCAGTTGCAGCATTGAATGTTTCTTACAAGAAGATAACTCCATTCTGTATACCTTATGTAACAACAAATATCGGTTCTGCCATACTAGCAATGGATCTG GGATGGATGGGTCCAAACTATTCATCATCTGCAGCTTGTGCCACGAGTAACTTCTGTATACTAAATTCAGCGTACCACATTAGAAAGGGTGAAGCA CACATGATGCTATGTGGAGGATCTGATGCAGCAGTTATTCCCTTAGGTA TTTCAAACATTGGTTATACTTCAGGATTGGGAGGCTTTTCAGCATGCAGAACACTATCAAAAAGGAATTATGAGCCAACTAAAGCTTCAAGCCCCTGGGATGCT AATCGAGATGGATTTGTTATCGGAGAAGGAGCTGGGGTGTTACTCTTAGAAGAGCTAGAACATGCCAAG AGGAGAGGTGCAACTATCTATGCAGAGTTTCTTGGTGGAAGCTTCACTTGTGATGCATATCATGTAACTAAGCCTCATCCTGATG GGGCAGGGGTTGCTCTTTGTATAGAGAAGGCATTAGAGCAATCTGGTGTAGCCAGAGAAGATGTAAATTACATAAATGCACATGCTGCATCAACACCAACAGGTGATCTGAAAGAATATCAAGCTCTAATCCGCTGTTTTGGAATGAATCCTGAG CTAAAGGTGAACTCTACCAAATCCATGATTGGTCACCTTCTAGGAGCTGCCGGTGCTGTGGAGGCAGTTGCAACCATTAAG GCAATACAAACAGGATTGGTACATCCAAACATCAATCTTGAGAATCCAGATGAAGGCGTG GACACGGAAGTGCTCGTGGGCTCTAAGAAGGAATGTCTGGATATAAAGGTTGCATTGTCGAACTCATTTGGCTTCGGTGGACAGAATTCATGCATCCTATTTGCTCCCTACAAATGA